From the genome of Aspergillus fumigatus Af293 chromosome 1, whole genome shotgun sequence, one region includes:
- a CDS encoding BRcat and Rcat domain-containing protein gives MAFVLAPEIDQPTADLLIQLQLQDAGLYFESSKGKSRDPTDEELAFQLQNEELEIISQLLADRRMATSFAAAVQADGCIVAVNQMEEENACKDRDIARQWTENGCLESSADLESNPATLDDETLAKLQILYVSGMEGYHNIGVMGGGDSETEQAESSAWAARRTGQSLSPMRRCVACREQTEFVNVARVPCQHEYCRPCLEDLFKASLTDESLFPPRCCRQPINMNIARIFLKSDLIEQYEKKKIEFETPNRTYCYYSECGAFINTSHINGEVATCPCCRHTTCTNCKGRAHMGDCPNDTAMQQLLATAQENGWQRCYSCWRMVELDHGCNHMTCRCGAQFCYNCGAQWKNCRCEQWDERRLLARAYQLIDREEEQPLAANPPPDIDEPPLEDHLVPETDESHLESQETQPEQSDEESHAALGASASPYFQTPRDILVARTIQELRENHECVHDRWKYISGPHRCEECSYFLREYIFECRQCRIQACNRCRRNRL, from the exons ATGGCCTTTGTACTAGCACCAGAAATAGACCAGCCTACAGCTGACCTGCTTATTCAACTACAGCTGCAAGATGCAGGCCTTTATTTTGAATCCTCCAAAGGGAAATCGCGTGATCCCACTGACGAAGAGCTGGCATTTCAATTACAAAACGAGGAGTTGGAAATTATTTCTCAGTTGCTCGCGGATAGACGAATGGCTACGAGTTTCGCAGCTGCAGTACAAGCTGACGGATGCATCGTGGCTGTGAACCagatggaagaagagaacgcCTGTAAAGACCGAGATATCGCTCGTCAGTGGACGGAGAATGGATGCCTTGAATCTTCAGCTGATCTCGAATCAAATCCAGcgactttggatgatgaaaCTCTGGCTAAACTCCAAATCTTATACGTGTCCGGCATGGAGGGATATCACAACATAGGGGTGATGGGCGGAGGCGATTCCGAAACCGAGCAAGCCGAGTCGTCTGCTTGGGCGGCTCGACGAACCGGTCAATCACTATCGCCAATGCGTCGATGCGTAGCCTGTCGAGAACAAACTGAATTTGTCAACGTGGCCCGTGTTCCTTGTCAGCATGAGTATTGTCGTCCCTGTTTGGAGGACCTTTTCAAAGCTTCACTGACGGATGAATCCCTGTTCCCTCCGCGATGCTGCCGACAACCCATAAATATGAACATAGCTCGCATATTTCTCAAGTCCGATCTCATAGAGCAGtacgagaaaaagaagattgAGTTTGAAACTCCAAACAGAACGTACTGCTACTATTCTGAATGTGGTGCGTTCATCAACACATCCCACATCAATGGTGAAGTAGCCACATGCCCCTGTTGCAGGCACACGACTTGTACGAACTGCAAAGGGCGGGCACACATGGGAGACTGTCCGAACGACACCGCCATGCAACAGCTGTTAGCAACCGCACAAGAAAACGGATGGCAACGCTGCTATTCGTGCTGGAGAATGGTGGAACTGGATCATGGTTGCAATCATATGAC CTGTCGCTGTGGTGCCCAATTTTGTTACAACTGCGGAGCGCAGTGGAAGAATTGCAGGTGTGAACAATGGGATGAACGCCGTCTTCTTGCGCGTGCCTATCAATTGAttgatagagaagaagagcagccgCTCGCTGCTAACCCCCCACCAGATATCGATGAGCCTCCGCTGGAGGATCACCTTGTTCCGGAGACTGATGAGTCCCACTTAGAAAGTCAGGAAACGCAACCAGAGCAGTCAGATGAAGAGTCGCACGCTGCTCTGGGAGCTTCAGCATCACCTTATTTTCAGACACCACGAGACATTTTGGTTGCGAGAACGATACAGGAGCTCAGAGAGAATCATGAGTGCGTGCATGATAGATGGAAGTATATTTCTGGGCCCCATCGATGCGAGGAGTGTTCCTATTTTCTGCGGGAATATATATTCGAATGTCGTCAATGCAGGATTCAAGCTTGCAACCGTTGCAGAAGGAATAGGCTTTAG